The Arcobacter porcinus sequence TAAAGATGATATTTATATAACATCTATGCTTAAATGTAGACCAAAAACTGAGGCAAATATTCAAAATTATGATAGTTGTTTTTGTTATTTATCTAAACAAATTGAGTTAGTAAAGCCAAAAATAATAGTTGGTTTTGGTGAAAAAGTTTTTAACTATTTTATAAAAGATGATGGTGAGTTTTTACAAAAAAGAGGGGATATTCTGAAATATGAAAATTTCACTTTTATCCCAACTTTTTCTACACAATTTTTATTGAAAAATCCATCTTATAAGAGAGATGCTTTTGAAGATTTGAAAAAAATTAAAACAGTTTATAAGGAGTTAATTTGAGATATATAATTAGTGCAATAATTTTAGTATTTATATTTACTGGTTGTTTTGATAAGCAGATAGATTTAAGAACTGATGAAACTACTACAAAAGTTAAAGATATACAAACATCTACTAAAGTATATCCATTAGATGATAAAATAATTGAAGAAGAGATTAGTAGTCTTAAAAGTAGTAAATTAAATATCGCATTTATCTATCCATCAAATCTTGTTTCAAAATATGCAAAAGGTTCAATTAATACAGTTGCAGGATATTTAAGCTTTTTAGAAAAAGATTACAATCTTCTTGTAATTGATAGTATTGATGAGAGTTTAGAAAATATTAGTAATGCAATTGAACAGGTTAAAGAGAGTAATATAGATAAAGTTATTGCACTATATACACCAAACTCAACTCTAACTTTACAAGAATTAGATAGTAATGGATTGACAATATATTTTCCTTTGATAGAAAAAAAAGATTTTATTGGTGAGAAAAAGAATTTTATTTTTGGTTCAATCTCTTATAGTGAACAATTAAAAAAATTGAGTTTTTATAGTGAAGGTGAAAATATACTATTTTATCAAGATACATATTTAGGGAATAAATTAAAAATAAGTTATGAAGAGCTAGAACTTCCTACAAGTATTGAGAAAAGTATTAGAAGAAATGAGATAAATTTTAAACATTTAGTAAGTGATGATAGATTAAATGATAGTTTCATATTTTTGAATCTTGATATAGTAAAAAGTTCTTTGATTTTATCTCAACTTATTGCAAATGAAAAGGAACCAAAAATAATATTTGCAACTCAAGTATTATATGATCCAGTTTTATTAACTTTGACTCAATATAAAGATAGAGAAAGGCTTCTTATAGCAAACTCAATAGAAAGAATTGATGATGAATTAGAAGATTTAATTATTAGTTTTGGTGGAAATGTAAATTATGAATGGGTAGATTACTCAACTTTGGTTGGTATAAATTATCTTATAAATGGTAATAATGATTTAATATCATCTAAAATAGAGAATAATGAAGTTAAATATAGTACAAAATTGTTTATAAGTACTGCATTCGGATTTGTTGAAATTAAGTAGAGTTTGGGTAAAATCGCCAATTATTTAGAAAAATGGAGTTTAATTTTGAGAACACATTATAATACAAGTGTAAAAGAGAATTTAATAGGAGAAACAGTTATTGTTGCTGGTTGGGTAAATAGTAGACGAGATCATGGTGGGATTATTTTTATTGATTTAAGAGATAAAAGTGGTTTAGTTCAACTTGTTGCTGATCCACAAGATTGTAAAGATGCTTTAGCTGTTGCTGAAACTGTAAGAGATGAGTATGTTTTAATTGCAACTGGAACTGTAAGAGCAAGAGGAGAGGGATTAGAAAATCCAAACTTAGAGACTGGAAAAATTGAGATTATTTTAGAGAATCTTATTATTGAAAATAGATCTAAAGCTATGCCTTTTGATATAAATGATGAGAAAGTAAATGATGAGATAAAACTAAGAAATAGATTTTTAGAGCTTAGAAGTAAAAAATCTTTTGATATTTTCCAATTAAGAAGTAAAGCTACTATTCAAGCTAGAAATACACTTGATGAGTTAGGATTTTTAGATGTTGAAACTCCAATTTTAACAAAATCAACTCCAGAGGGTGCAAGAGATTATTTAGTTCCATCAAGAGTTCATGCAGGTGAGTTTTATGCACTTCCTCAATCTCCTCAACTGTTTAAACAACTTTTAATGGTTGCTGGATTTGATAGATATTTTCAAATTGCAAAATGTTTTAGAGATGAAGATTTAAGAGCAGATAGACAACCTGAATTTACTCAAATAGATGTTGAGATGAGTTTTTGTACTCAAGAGGATGTTATAGCTGTTGCTGAGAAATTAATCTACGATATATTTACAAAATGTGGTAAAAAAATTCCATCATCTTTTAGAAGAATGAAATATAGTGAAGCAATGGAGATTTATGGTAGTGATAAGCCTGATTTAAGATTTGATATGCCTTTAATTGATGTTATTGATATTTTTGAAAAATCAACAAATGAAATATTTACAGATATTGCAAAAGATAAGAAAAATAATAGAATCAAAGCTTTAAGATGTCCAAATGGAGATAATATATTCTCAAAAAGACAGATGAAAGGTTTTGAAGATTATGTAAGAAAATTTGGAGCAAAAGGGCTTGGATATTTCCAAATGAAAGAAGATGGACTTAAAGGTCCACTTACAAAATTTTTTAGTGAAGCTGATTTAGAAGAGATTGTAAAAGTTACAAATCTTGAAGTTGGAGATGTAGTATTCTTTGGAGCAGGAGATAAAAAAACTGTATGGGATTATATGGGAAGATTTAGACTTTTCCTTGCGAATGAGATGAATATTATTTCAAAAGATTCTTATGAGTTTTTATGGGTTGTAGATTTCCCAATGTTTGAAGTTGAAGATGGAAGAACAAAAGCACTTCACCATCCATTTACAATGCCAAAAGATTTAAACAAAGAGGATTTAGAAGAGATTGAATCAATTGCTTATGATATTGTTTTAAATGGAACAGAACTTGGTGGTGGAAGTATAAGAATTCACAAAGAAGAGATTCAAAGTAAAGTATTTGAACTAATGGGAATTAGTCAAGAGGAAGCAAAAGAGAAGTTTGGATTCTTACTTGATGCTTTACAATATGGAGCACCATCTCATGGAGGATTTGCATTAGGACTTGATAGAATGATAATGTTACTTGCTGGAACTGATTCTATTAGAGATGTTATAGCATTTCCAAAAACTCAAAAAGCTCAATGTCTATTAACTCAAGCTCCATCAAGCGTTGATGAGGCTCAATTAAAAGAGTTACATATTCGTGTGAGAAAAAGTGTAGAAAGCTAATTTTAGCTGTCTACTTATCTTAGTTTTTCTAAAGTCATAGCAAGCATTGCAAATACACCAATAACAATAGCTATTGGTATCATTGCTACAATTACAACAACTTGTCCCACAACTTTTAATGGTGATGATTTTACAGTTTCATCAACTAAATCTTGTTTTTGTATTTTTATATGATATTCCTTATCTATTTTTGGAATATTGTTGTTTACTTCTAAATTTGAAAGATAATATTCTCCTTCCATTATAATTTGTAATCTAAAGCTTTCTTTTTCATCTTTATTTTTATATTTTATTGCACCATTTTCGTAAGCCCAAATTAAAAACTCTTTTGAAATTTTTTCTTTATCTATTTCTACATAAAATCTTGCAAAAGCTTTTTTATCTAATCTATAATAACCATCTTGAATATTAAGAATAAAAGGCTCTTTGGGATTTTTTAATAAATATGTAAATTTTTCATTTGGTTCAAATATATAGTGATATTTTTCTCCAATAACTACAAAAGAGTTATCATCTTCTTTTAGCATAAAAGCAATTATTTTTTCATCAATCTCATTCCATTTTTTAACTTGAATAGTTTTTGTGCTACATCCCGAAAAAAACATTATAAAAGCCATAGTTAAAGCTAATAACTTTTTCATTCCTAAATCCTTGTATAAATTATTAAATAATATCATAAATGATATTTAGCTATCATATTAATAAATATAGATAAAAGAAGATATATGAGTAAACAAAACAAATTTTTACCAACAACAAAAGATGAGATGAAACAGCGAGGCTGGGATGAACTTGATGTTGTTTTAATAACAGGAGATGCATATATTGATTCTCCTTTTATGGGAATTGCTGTTGTTGGAAGAATTTTAGAAGATATTGGTTTAAGAGTTGGAATAATAGGGCAACCAGATATTAACAGTGATGTTGATATAAAACGACTAGGGGAGCCAAAACTGTTTTGGGGAGTTAGTGGTGGAAGTATTGATTCTATGGTTTCAAACTATACAGCTACAAAAAAGTTTAGAAATGATGATGACTATACTCCAGGTGGGAAAAACAACAAACGACCAGATAGGGCTACTTTAGTTTATACAAATTTAATAAGAAGATATTTTAAAAATACAGTACCTATTGTTTTAGGTGGAATAGAAGCAAGTTTAAGACGACTTACTCACTATGATTATTGGTCAAACACTCTTAGAAAACCAATTTTATTTGATTCAAAAGCTGATTATATGATTTATGGAATGGGTGAACAAGCAATAATAGATTTAGGACTTTATTTAAAAGAGGGTAAAGATGTAAGAACTATTGCAGGACTATGTTATATCTCAAAAGAGCCTGTAAAAGAGTATTTACAAATTCCTTCGCACAAAGAGTGTTTGGATAACAAAGAGAAGTATATTGATCTATTTAGGGCTTTTTATGACAACAACGACCCAATGTATTCAAAAGGTCTTTGCCAAGAAGTAGATGGCAGATACCTAATACAAAATTCACCAAGTAGGTATTTAGAAGAGAATGAGATGGATAAAATAGCCTCTTATCCATATCAAAGAGATTTACATCCATATCATGCAAAAGATGGAAAAGTAAAAGCTTTAGAGACTATAAAATTCTCAATTATGACTCATCACGGTTGTTGGGGAGAGTGTAACTATTGTGCGATTGCAGCTCATCAAGGAAGAACAATAAGAACAAGAAGTGAAGAAAATATTTTAAGTGAAGCAAAACATTTTACAACACTTAAAGATTTTAAAGGAATAATCTCTGATGTTGGAGGACCAACAGCCAATATGTATGGTTATGAGTGCAAAAAGAAGATGAATCTTGGAACTTGTATAGATAATAAAAGATGTGTAGATGCTCATAGACTCTGTCGTACTATGAAAGTAGATCATAGTAGAAACATCAAACTTCTAAAAGATATAAGAGCTATTCCAAAGGTTAAAAAAGCATTTATAG is a genomic window containing:
- the aspS gene encoding aspartate--tRNA ligase — its product is MRTHYNTSVKENLIGETVIVAGWVNSRRDHGGIIFIDLRDKSGLVQLVADPQDCKDALAVAETVRDEYVLIATGTVRARGEGLENPNLETGKIEIILENLIIENRSKAMPFDINDEKVNDEIKLRNRFLELRSKKSFDIFQLRSKATIQARNTLDELGFLDVETPILTKSTPEGARDYLVPSRVHAGEFYALPQSPQLFKQLLMVAGFDRYFQIAKCFRDEDLRADRQPEFTQIDVEMSFCTQEDVIAVAEKLIYDIFTKCGKKIPSSFRRMKYSEAMEIYGSDKPDLRFDMPLIDVIDIFEKSTNEIFTDIAKDKKNNRIKALRCPNGDNIFSKRQMKGFEDYVRKFGAKGLGYFQMKEDGLKGPLTKFFSEADLEEIVKVTNLEVGDVVFFGAGDKKTVWDYMGRFRLFLANEMNIISKDSYEFLWVVDFPMFEVEDGRTKALHHPFTMPKDLNKEDLEEIESIAYDIVLNGTELGGGSIRIHKEEIQSKVFELMGISQEEAKEKFGFLLDALQYGAPSHGGFALGLDRMIMLLAGTDSIRDVIAFPKTQKAQCLLTQAPSSVDEAQLKELHIRVRKSVES
- a CDS encoding YgiQ family radical SAM protein, translating into MSKQNKFLPTTKDEMKQRGWDELDVVLITGDAYIDSPFMGIAVVGRILEDIGLRVGIIGQPDINSDVDIKRLGEPKLFWGVSGGSIDSMVSNYTATKKFRNDDDYTPGGKNNKRPDRATLVYTNLIRRYFKNTVPIVLGGIEASLRRLTHYDYWSNTLRKPILFDSKADYMIYGMGEQAIIDLGLYLKEGKDVRTIAGLCYISKEPVKEYLQIPSHKECLDNKEKYIDLFRAFYDNNDPMYSKGLCQEVDGRYLIQNSPSRYLEENEMDKIASYPYQRDLHPYHAKDGKVKALETIKFSIMTHHGCWGECNYCAIAAHQGRTIRTRSEENILSEAKHFTTLKDFKGIISDVGGPTANMYGYECKKKMNLGTCIDNKRCVDAHRLCRTMKVDHSRNIKLLKDIRAIPKVKKAFIASGIRYDFIAADKNHGKEYLKEIIDHHISGQMKIAPEHTSDEVLHHMGKPGKQSLIEFKKMFDDLNKTSGKKQFLTYYLIAAHPGCKESHMHELKQFTTHELKINPEQAQVFTPTPGTYSAVMYYTELDPFTKKKIFVEKDTLRKERQKEIVVAKKEFAKNKKGNNLGMQG